Sequence from the Heptranchias perlo isolate sHepPer1 chromosome 28, sHepPer1.hap1, whole genome shotgun sequence genome:
TTAAATggcttaaaacatttttttttggaaaggagcctgttccaagtttctgattttaaatcgaCCTCTCTTTCTCATTTCCTTTGCAGACGATTGTGAGCAGCAGGAAGACTGTGCCCCTATCGAGTCACAAATCAGGGAGAAAGAGCTGCAAAATGCGACCCTGAGAAAAGAGCTCCACCACAAAGAGGCCCTGATAACCGCGCTGGAGGACAGTATGAGGAGAAGGGAGCGGCTGTTCCTGGAGGAACTGAAGAGGCGGAGTCATAGGATGACTGTCCTGAATAGTGAACTGCAGAAGCAGTCCGAGACTGCAGCCCATCTCTCATTTCAGTTGCACAGTGTCAAACAGAAACTAAGTAACTCTAGGCAAGGTAATAGGCCTTCAGACAAGCCGTCTGATAAAGCCATCCCTACGTCTCCAGTATATACGTCGATATCACTGAAGAGGAGCCATAAAATCCATTCAAGAACGACTGATGTCATCTGCACTGACAAAGCAATGGGGACAGACTCTTTTCGGCAAAGGCGACTGGCATGCTGGGACGAACTGGACCCCATGCCTGACCCTGCACTTTTCCTACAAGCGAGGTGGAAATATGGTCAGCGGCAGAACCAGCCAACCAGTTTGGCTGCCCCCGTTAGCCAGAAGGCCGGACTTGAGAGCGGTGGCCTTGCTGCGGCATCGCAGACGCCCAGAACTGTCCCAGAGGAGAGTACAAAGTGTTCGAGCGTTCTGGGACCCCCCGCTGACACAGAGATT
This genomic interval carries:
- the ccdc92ba gene encoding coiled-coil domain-containing 92B — encoded protein: METSSLERQLQSVQRNIVFLKGEHMDLLHGLHMEILQLQKRCTELTYELALKSSKNGQSDDCEQQEDCAPIESQIREKELQNATLRKELHHKEALITALEDSMRRRERLFLEELKRRSHRMTVLNSELQKQSETAAHLSFQLHSVKQKLSNSRQGNRPSDKPSDKAIPTSPVYTSISLKRSHKIHSRTTDVICTDKAMGTDSFRQRRLACWDELDPMPDPALFLQARWKYGQRQNQPTSLAAPVSQKAGLESGGLAAASQTPRTVPEESTKCSSVLGPPADTEISLTDEENNGKDLQQGQESFRK